In the Zingiber officinale cultivar Zhangliang chromosome 5A, Zo_v1.1, whole genome shotgun sequence genome, tcatactcaatacacttagagtgtactagtgtaatttattagtcaagatacactaatacctaattacactacaactatttcaatggtttgtttctttccatcttagtcgtgagcaactgtttataatttataaagaactgataacatgatcttctgtgtgtaacaccacacatcatgttatctacaatataaattaattgaacaactacacttaacaaataaatgtagatatttgaccaatgtgattcttttatttcaaaaataaatgtttacaaaagctaagcttttaatatacactctaacataaatatccttcattttaaaaacatttctttTATCAAAGTAAGCAACGgaatagaaaagtaaaagtaaTGTAAATGACTAATTTgattacttagtttggagcctatgtcgactcctactccaagacccgcgatccttgatcgcaccgttggacAATTCACAATAATTCTTCTTCCTGAAATTTTCGGAAAGAAGTAATTCGTACAATGAAAAGGAAGATAGTAACATACTACTATCTTCTTGTAAATAATGCAACCTAAAAATAATAGTATACCGACAAAGAGTAAAAGATGAAGCTCATTAGCAACAGTAGTAATGCATGAATAGGAAAGATAGTAAGACATGTCTTGATCTCAACATGGAATCCTcctgatttcttcagttggatcaacgacctagggTTTGTCCCTTCCCGGAACACGACTTTCCCGTCGCTCCACTCCAACTAATTATCTTAACCTACCTACCAAATATTTGGTCATCTAGACCTGTTTGAACTTTCTTTGCTCAGtatctgatcgcctgatccactaagaaaTTTTCTGTAATACTAAATTATCTAAAAACAATAATAGTACTGTAAaatactatggtaaaactaaacttaggttTACCAAGATCCGCTGGTTCGGTCGTTCGCACGCGGTTGACTGAAAACCTTTctatcaaccttgcttggagttcattcctccaagacttctcgttacctaacgTTAcatccccttaggattttctccacctggcttcactcactaagacctagggttatcttcgttagggttttctccacatggcttcactcatcagaactTAGGGCTACCTTCCCCTAAGGttttctccatctggcttcactcaccataacCTATGGTTACCTTTCCCTAGGGttttcatcacctagcttcactcactcggACTCAACATCGAATCGACTTGCTAGGGATTCAATATTAAGTCCTCCAAATCTACCGAATCTTCCTACCTAGTTTACACGATTTGTTAAGAGTTTCCTTGCCTAGCTGTGACTAAGActtcccttacctaaccgcagttaggattttccttacctaactgtagttaggactAATCATTCGGTAGACTTTTCACCCTTCCCTTGCTAGACATCCAGATAACCTTGACATGACTAAACTCCaataaatatattgtcaaaacaTCAAAACACTagagtcgattgcaccaacagaagctATCAATTATTGTGTTATCAGTAgagagcaactctgacatcaattggcaaatgtcatcgtaacatcgtTCTGAGAAATGATATTCTGCCTTCATGTTCAATAGTCTTGAAGTAGTTGACAGTTGAGAATAACCAGAAGGAATGTTTTCTCACACTTCTCTTTGACTAGCCTTTATCATGTCATATAGTGTCTGAACTTTAGGTATTGGTATTTTATCAATATTCAAATAATCAACTACATTTATCGTGTCATAAACTATTAATTGCATTGTATTATCATTAGCTGATGATTCCTCCAGCGAAAATAAAGGGGCAAATGATAAAGTAATAAATGGTCTAATTGGCTCAAATATATATGACTCTCTATGACAATATAGTTGTAGTAATTTGGAATAAATTTATTTCTACCTAAATATACTTTCACATTATTTTCATCACGAAAAGTTATATTTCTACATTTACAATGATTACACGGACAACGTTACTGGTCACCATTCATACACTTTGGATGATGCTTAGTAAACTCCATAAAATTTTCAactcaatcaaaattttcttctgtggtaaatctattttctaatctATTGTATATCTAAACTTTATTCATATATAATCATGTCTGAAAGATAGAGATGACATGCTGGATAGGTGGCTACAGTGTTGACCGGATGAAGACATCTGGATGGGATCGAGAATGCTTGACTATGCATTGAGCTCCCTACACACACTCAAATTAGCCAATAGAATGTCAGTGCCAAAAACTAGAGAAGGGGTCCTTGGCAAAAACCCTCCGACATTCAAGTCAgtattgttggttgatactcggaatatcgtaccagttcccctgtacaaaaattttgtacaagttctgaaccattcctaacaacctactgtgttctttagaaattaaattaggaatcacaagcggaacttaacattattgattccaaatttaacttatctgttcttagaggtttagacttggatcacaaacgatacttaacattattaatccaaatctacccatgttacaaattcaattaaatattaatttcatatattgacttccaggttaaacatagcgagacactaggccttcttgggtatgggagcatccaccacttcctaaacaaagtctttcaacgaaatttaatatttaatttccttatagtaaccctaggtttaaccaaaaggaacaattgaatcacaagatcgaaaaaaaataaaagaacacaaactcgaatcacaaattcgaaacctgaaatcatatgcctcttgtgtttggtatttcaaaatctatacaaagaaaactagtatgatacggaatagaattactagttatacctttctttgtaagcaacaacctcttgatcttctatcgtattcctcttcttatcttgggcatcgtgtgggcgacgatctaccaagacgagaaccaccactaCCTTCCTctttgcaagtttcgaccaccaaccttcaggctccaagggatgctagaacaatgcctcctttctctccttcttcttcaagcaaaatccgtccaccacaagagctccaagagagggtgccaccgaccactaaagaagaagagaaaagaagactaggggtcggccacaccaaggaagagaagagagggaataaTAGATGTTAGGTTATCAGGCGAGgcatctctaccctctcttttatattccttggtcttggcatataaggaaagttttaataaaaaactttcttattctccttgtcaacaaaaggaaaatttaaacaacaatttcctttttaaacttcaatggccgaccaccaccttgagctccaaataaggaaagtttaaaatacaaaattaaattttcctaatttgttcctagaaatttttaaaataaaatttctcttaaaaaaatttccttcatggttggttataaaaggaaacttttataaattaaaatctctctattaaaacatgtggatgattacaaaaaggaaagttttctttaaaattaaaatctttctttcaatctacaaataatgaaagatatcacatctttctcttaatcttttgtaaaaaattataaaaggaaagatttataatttttaaaactcttttttaaatagcatggttaaaaaaggaaaattttatcaaaaattaaaatcttccttttaactacaaataagaaaagatatcaaacctttctcttaatcctttgtaaaaaactataaaaggaaatatttaaattttaaactctcttttaaaacatgcttccacataagaaaagattttaaaaataaaatccttttatttttttattgtggtcggccaccaccttagcttgggttcaagctagggccgaccacctaagcaaacaaactcaccttggtttggctggccctagcttgggctccaagctaggcttggtcggccaccttaaggtgggtaagaaagtgggtataggtgggtataatactttataaataagaggctacgatagagaccgagaggaggaattggttttggtctcctgatgaaattaagcttcccgtgttcgtctcgaacacccaacttattttcatcaataataattcataccactaaagaattattattgaactaccgcaccaatatcaaattacattttgggctccttcttatcatgagtgtgttagtctgcctgtgtttaagatatagaatgtccactaattaaatgagttattgacaactcacttaattaatatctagctccaagagtagtaccactcaactttatcgtcatgtcggactaagtccacctgcagggtttacatgacaatccttatgagctcctcttggggacatcatcaacctagattactaggacacagttttcttctataatcaacaacacacactataaataatatcatttcccaacttattgggcctatttatttatcgaactaaatcgcaccctttgataagtcaaagaaataaatactagatatatgtgcttgttattatatcaggattaagagcacacacttccatcataacaaaggtcttgttcttttatgcagtcaatataaaaagaacttaccttaaatggtcctgctcaatatactcagagtgtactagtgtaattttatagttaagacaaaataataccaaattacactacgactattccaatggtttgttcctttccatcttagtcgtgagctactgtttataatttataaggaattgataacatgatcttctgtgtgtgacaccacacaccatgttatctacaatataaattaattcaataactacacttagcatataaatgtagatatttgatcaatgtgatttttatttctaaataaatgtttatacaaaaagctaggcttttagtatacactctaacaagtgtATGCCTAGGTAGGAAGCAGAACAATAGCAATAAAGAACATGATGCACACAATACAATGTATCAAGTGTGCTTACCTTGCCATTGGAGAAGACCTCCTATCTATATATCACCTCTATAACCTCTGCAATCATGAGATGATagagaatgtcggatgtcagaagTTATTGAGCAACGGAGTATATGCATCCTGGAAGGCGTATAGCCGGTTCGAGGAATCTTCCACTACCCGTATGCAACCTTTTTGCAATTAGCACCATTAATGAGGCAATTGCAGGAATATGCTGTCATAATGTGTCCGCTGAGGGGAAGCATAATCGCCTCTGAGGAAGGTTCCCTGGACCTGCCTCATCttagaagaatattctctaacaaatagttgttattctctgacaagttgtTAGAATTCTTTGATAATATTGTTCCCTGAGTATATCTCAGCCAGGCATCGACCTTCCTAGGTGAATAATAAATGGAAACTTGAGTTTTGTAAGACTGACTTGCACTCTATACTGCTCTAATATACATGTGTGGTAATGCTGGAGGTTTGAGTGAGATACCACCCCGTCCTTAGAGTCACTTAAATATATGCTAGGAGTCTGGAAATCTGAATGAAATACCGTATGTTTCTTAGGATCACTCAAATATATGCTAGGAGTCTGAAAGTCTGGGTGAAATATCGTCTAATTCTTAGGGTCTCTCGAATATATGCTGGGAGCCTAGAAATTTGAGTGAAATACTGTCTTATTCTTAGGATCGCACGAATATATGATAAGAGTCTAAAAGTCTAGGTGAAATACGTCTAATTTGTAGGGTCGCTCGGGCTCGAACAACTTTATGGTCGTCATGTCGTACATAGGGCCGCTCGTCTTCTAGAGAAAGGAAAACTAAGTCCCCAGGGACCAACCTAACCTTTCGATTGGGCGTTCTCATAACTGGGGAATATTCCCCAATCACTTAAGTAATATCTCAGGCTGATCAGATTCAGTCGAATCATTGACTGTACCTAGGACTGGGATGCTCGTTCCTTAGGCAGGACCGACCATTAGACCGATCGCCCTTGAATTGGGGGCCTTAGGGCTGGATGAGAGGCTGAGCTTTATCCAAGAGTGACCCTTTGACCACCACCTTTCTTTGACTTGGACCTTCACCTTATCTTGACTTCGCCTTCTATGTCAGCCTGAGGTTCTCATTTAATATCCCATATCAATATATATTATTACCTATgagaattaaatttgtaacaataTTATAGGTGTAAAACTAAGCATGCACATAGTTTACACTTAATAAAtattaaatcattaaaatttaatactatcaatataacttaaacaaaattaaacCTCAAAAGAAGCGCAGATAGCAAATAGGGTAAAGATAAGAGTTCAGCTGATTTAGTATATCTGAATATAATAACGAGCTatcaaaaaaattaactaaatcaattaCATTATATAATGTCTTAAATACAATAAAACTTAGTAAAGGCAATTGACCTTAGCGTAGCAATCCTTATCTTACTACGTACAGCCTCACTGTCGCACAATCTGATGGCTACGAGCTCACGACTGGCTACCATTTCAGGGGAGATCGAAGGAGTTTAGTCCTAATTTTAATCCCTAAAATAATGACGGAAAATATACTTTCACTGCGTAACTACCATTTCGTATCAGATTGTCATAATTGCCGCGAGGCCGATAAAGTCGATATCTTTAGGTGAACGACACGTAAAACTCTGTCACCAACTTTTTTCCCTCAACGAGTTCGATCGATTTCAGTAATTAATCGATCTCTTTACTCATTGCCATACGTTTGTTGCTTATCGACTTAAAAAATATTCCCCATGCAATACACTTAATAATTTACTTTAAGGCGTGAACACCAATGTCATGCCTTGTTTAATCAAAAGACGTCGTCGTCGATCATCCGTAATTTATTTGCCAGCTCCAAGATCAAGCCTGGTctgtgtaaaaaaaaaaacatacgaAAAAAAAACATGGAGGATTATATAATTGAAGTCCAAGCACGATGCACGTGTTAGAAAGTACCATATTGACGTAATCTATCCGTGTATTAGAATTTTTCGTTAATCTCTCAAAAACAAAATTTTTGCGTCGATCGATCGATGGATATGCAGCGAGATTGGCAGGGCAGTTGAGCTGATATGTGTTTGTTGGTGTGTCGTTGATTGTCTCATTTTGCATGCATGCAGTTGACGCTTCCCAACCTCCCCCAACCCCCAAACCTTTCTCGATtccctctctctatatatatcgcAGTCCCCCCTCTGTTTCCCGATGCGAACATCATATCTCGTGGTTTTAAGTCTTTTAAATAACTCGATCGATGGACACGAGAGTTTTGGTGGACGGAGGGGAATTACCAGAGGCGCCGATCTCCGGCAGCTTTCCGAATTTCGCAACTCAACAAAGTCTGCTCATGatccagcagcagcagcagcagcagcagcagcagcaagtaTTGCAGGAACAGAGTATTTATCATAATTCAATAGCGCCGCTGCTCATGCCGGAGTTGGGGTTAGCGTCGCTGCTTCTGCCGAGCGCGGCAGCGGCGGTGTCCCTGCAGGGTGATGAGGCAGAAGGAGAAGCGGGCGGAGGTGGTGGCCGGTCGAACGACAAGTCAACGCCGACGACGATGGGGAAGAAGGCGATGAGCCCCAAGTTTGCGTTCAGGACCAAGAGCCCTAACGACATCCTCGACGATGGGTATCGATGGCGCAAGTATGGGCAGAAAGCCGTCAAGAACAGCCCTTATCCCAGGTAGTAATATTAATTTTAACAGAATTGCATTTTTAGTCCCCTAaattatactcttgtttttcaaTTTTAACTGTGTTAtctataaaatcatatttgatagacctaaaaattttgaaatgaaataaaattagttattatgtattcatctagttcttctgattacaaaaatactatcaaacatcaatttaatccAAAACAAACAGAGAGAATAACATAATATTGTCCGATTCGTGAGGATACATAGAAGTATAAGTGTACTTTTTTTCGAAAGTATATGATCTTCTTTTTTTTAGATTACTAGATATTTTATATCTATCCTTTGAAAAAAAGAAGAccatattttctatttttgataaaagaaaatttctatcaaCTTTTATATATTgagagaaattatttttaaaacatgaatgtgtctaaaattaatttgtgttaaaaaatcattgttcttaatatattggattaaattgatttttgatggtatggatataatcataagaactagaaAAACTAATAGGATCTGATTTCACTTTATTTTgagctctctagatccattaACCAATTTTGGTCGAATGAATCtatattgattttatttaggtTCATTTGGCCATAGTTTcaaaaaaaatcactgctcttaatatattgtatcaaattaatatttgatagtatttttataattagaAGAACTAGATGAATACATAAGAATTGGTTTCATATTATTTCAAGATCTTtaggtccatcaaccgatttcGACCAAAACTAACTGATGAACCTAGAGATCTAAGAATAATATGAAATCAAttcttatgtgttcgtctagttgtcctgattataaaaatgctatcaaacatcaatttgacctaatatattgagaacagtgattttttgaacacaaacatgtctgaaaaattaattagtgttcaaaaatcattgttctcaatatattgagtcaaattaataTATGATGTCatttttataatcaggagaactagacgaacatatagaaacttatttcatgtcattccaagatctctaggtccatcagtcgattttgatCGAAACCGACTGATGAATTTTTTAAACAGAATAAAATCAATTCGACTGGAAAAAAAATCAATCGATTTATTTGTCCAGACGAAATAATTTGAGGACGAGGATAAAATAGAAAGTCGGTacataatttgataattttcaaACTATGATACGTGATTCGAATATTTTAAAATCCTATCTACCAGATTCGATAAAAAGCTAAAGTAAAAAAATGCACAATTTCATTTTCTATGTCAGCATGATCCTTGCCATCTAGATCATTACTGATCATCAATTTGAATTCcggataaaaaaaaaacaagaattgaaattagaaaataatgtAAATGTAAGTTAATGTAAGTAAGAATGTGTTATTTCTCCTTATTGGCTACCTAGCAGCTTCTTGATTAATTGtcgttattaattattattttttccttaTGCTCAATTGTTGTTAACTATATTGTTAAAGGAGCTACTACCGGTGCACTCATCACACATGCAACGTGAAGAAACAAGTCCAACGCCAATCCAAAGACGCCAGCATTGTAGTGACCACCTACGAGGGAATACACAACCATCCCTGCGAGAAGCTGATGGAGGCTTTCGCTCCTCTCCTCAAGCAGATTCAATTCCTCACTGGCCTCTGATCAGAACCATGCATATTGATTCGATACATATAAATACACTTACCACTGTACAAACTATATATGCAATGTCTTGATCATTAATGATCCACCCCAACGGGAGAGAAAaccaaacaataataataattcatttgatGCTCATCGTCAAAGTGTTAAATacgtgtgaatagaaaaaagtgaaagaggatagaagctccattataaataggattttaattttacattgggagtttcatgacATGTTGcctagtttatattgattcacatgcattgaggatgtgaacaaatgtatgGGAGAGACTTTCTCTTACGTGTGGGTGCGCAGGAGGAGAGGAGGATACAAATCCAGgacccggattgcactgaaccatatTGACTCGTGTACATACATGACCTGCTTACGCCAAATGGCGTCCCGATTGGAGAAAAATGATGCATTAAATTTGAGATTGCATAATTGAAATGGTTGAGTGATAATATGTGAAACGATAGACGTTTCTACTTGGTGGGAATCAAGGTTAGCccttgtatcctgggaaacagacaacCCTAGTAAGGCTCGAAGCATAGCCGCAGatggggtgaatctgtttcaaggaaactgcgactctcgcAGGCCTTGGTCCGTTGCTCGCTCTGTTCTACTGGTCCCGTTCTAGGTCAAAGCTCGGCCGACCATTTTCTCGGTCCTTTTTCCCGCTCGGAATCTTCATCCGACCGGTCTCTTTGCTCCTCGGCCTGTCAGTTGGCCCGATCGGTCACTGTCCACCCGACCTGTCGGCGTCGCCCGACCTGTCTACCCGACTTGCCCGTCTGTTCGCCAGCCGACGCCCGACCTGTCTACCCGACTTGCTCGTCTGTTCGCCCGACTGGCATCAGTTTACTCGACATGCCTGTCTGTTCGTCCGATCAGCCTGTTGCTAGGCCTGCCTACTTTGCCCGGTCGACCTCTCTCTGTCCGCCCGGT is a window encoding:
- the LOC121982558 gene encoding probable WRKY transcription factor 75; translated protein: MDTRVLVDGGELPEAPISGSFPNFATQQSLLMIQQQQQQQQQQQVLQEQSIYHNSIAPLLMPELGLASLLLPSAAAAVSLQGDEAEGEAGGGGGRSNDKSTPTTMGKKAMSPKFAFRTKSPNDILDDGYRWRKYGQKAVKNSPYPRSYYRCTHHTCNVKKQVQRQSKDASIVVTTYEGIHNHPCEKLMEAFAPLLKQIQFLTGL